One genomic segment of Pseudoalteromonas sp. GCY includes these proteins:
- a CDS encoding TonB-dependent receptor plug domain-containing protein → MTYKLPLSALSIAVLIGMNQQVKAEETKQVERIEVTGSHIKRTDLEGPSPIQSLSAADLASTGSTDLIGALQKLPVSGTGTFSTQGNSSDDTANGGSSVALRGLGASSTLVLINGRRVAVSPFAKDIETSFVDLNTIPVSSVKRIDILKDGASATYGSDAVAGVINIILRDDIDGFEVAGKISDTADGGAEEQNFTLLWGSSTQNGHHNFSLDYFKRGHLTYADRDYTASADQRFRGGNNSLSSAGVPGSVEVMRSMLTDEQWARLPVVRVEDDGTQVRQTIFTDVWGNDKCDPALDIGDICRYDYAPHMTAIPSTERISFNYNGVQEITDGIEGFAEISAQHSTTFIQGAGSPSFTELFMDGDNPNHPLFNDPDHFLHGVDISMRRRTVDIGNRKKDVDSEYYRAVLGARGEWNAWSWEIAYSAIRSSAVEKGFDGFPNKLRAQQAIDEGLWNPFEPSTNTEAGLAFFETTTTRYGASTMQSLDGTISGELFELGAGYVAAAFGFEHRYEKIEDNPDSQYIRGEIFGTEATQANGDRDNTAIFAEFSVPVLDTLELQLALRYEDYSDFGTTTDPKVAFRWSPLDSLVVRGSWGTAFRAPSLVQLHLGRTDESPSVIDRERCRQTGADDDCSPYEYTAIVSGNKNLQPEESENYNLGVVWQATDDFSIGVDYWNYDQEDLIKKIGAQKLVDCCGTDPNLVVRAPNQGSTLGRILTINDTFVNIGGRETDGFDVNLAYALTTREMGEFKFNYNLTYALNFEEQSFESDDQGNTFNVAEDLNGEYQHPQFRWTAGMDWAKNDWLANISVNYVDSYKDLADSDGNKYEIDSWTTVDTSVSYIGVEKLTVTLGASNLFNEEAPLAPSESMGIDNKTHSILGRQAYVKFAYQF, encoded by the coding sequence ATGACCTATAAATTACCACTCAGTGCGCTCTCTATTGCCGTTTTAATCGGCATGAATCAACAAGTTAAGGCCGAAGAAACGAAGCAAGTTGAACGTATTGAAGTGACCGGTTCTCACATTAAAAGAACAGACTTAGAAGGCCCGTCACCAATCCAAAGTTTATCAGCTGCTGATCTAGCTTCAACGGGATCAACTGACCTTATTGGCGCGTTGCAAAAGCTGCCGGTATCGGGTACTGGTACTTTTAGTACGCAAGGTAACTCCAGCGATGACACAGCAAATGGCGGCTCTAGTGTTGCTCTAAGAGGGTTAGGGGCATCATCGACGCTTGTATTAATCAATGGCCGCCGTGTTGCGGTTAGCCCATTTGCAAAAGATATCGAAACATCATTTGTGGACTTAAATACCATTCCGGTTTCATCGGTTAAACGTATAGATATTCTAAAAGATGGTGCCTCTGCAACCTATGGTTCTGATGCGGTAGCAGGTGTTATTAACATCATTCTTCGTGATGATATCGACGGTTTTGAAGTTGCAGGTAAAATCTCAGACACCGCAGATGGTGGTGCTGAAGAACAAAACTTTACCCTTCTTTGGGGGTCGTCAACACAAAATGGCCACCATAATTTCTCACTCGATTATTTCAAACGTGGTCACTTAACGTATGCAGATCGTGACTATACGGCATCTGCTGATCAGCGTTTTCGTGGTGGTAATAACTCATTAAGTTCTGCTGGTGTTCCTGGCAGTGTTGAAGTGATGAGAAGCATGTTAACAGACGAGCAGTGGGCGAGATTACCCGTTGTTCGTGTTGAAGACGATGGCACTCAGGTAAGACAGACTATCTTTACGGACGTATGGGGTAATGATAAATGCGATCCTGCTTTAGATATTGGTGATATTTGTCGCTACGACTACGCGCCACACATGACCGCAATTCCATCGACAGAGCGTATTAGCTTTAACTATAACGGTGTACAAGAAATCACCGACGGTATTGAAGGTTTTGCAGAAATTTCGGCGCAGCACTCTACAACTTTCATTCAAGGTGCTGGTAGTCCAAGCTTTACAGAACTATTTATGGATGGTGATAACCCAAACCATCCATTATTTAACGATCCAGACCATTTCTTACATGGTGTAGATATTTCAATGCGTCGTCGTACGGTTGATATCGGTAACCGTAAAAAAGATGTTGATTCTGAATACTACCGCGCAGTCCTTGGTGCTCGTGGTGAGTGGAATGCGTGGTCTTGGGAAATTGCATATTCTGCCATTCGTTCAAGTGCCGTTGAAAAGGGTTTTGATGGTTTTCCTAACAAGCTAAGAGCGCAGCAAGCGATTGATGAGGGTCTTTGGAATCCATTTGAACCAAGCACCAATACAGAAGCAGGTCTGGCGTTTTTTGAGACCACGACTACACGTTATGGCGCATCAACCATGCAATCATTAGACGGTACCATTTCAGGTGAACTGTTTGAATTGGGTGCAGGCTACGTTGCTGCAGCGTTTGGTTTCGAACATCGCTACGAGAAAATCGAAGATAACCCAGATAGCCAATACATCAGAGGCGAAATTTTTGGTACAGAAGCGACGCAAGCGAACGGTGATCGTGATAATACTGCGATATTCGCAGAATTTAGCGTACCAGTGCTAGATACGCTAGAGCTACAATTAGCATTGCGTTATGAAGACTATAGTGACTTTGGGACAACAACCGATCCAAAAGTAGCATTCCGTTGGTCACCTCTTGATAGCCTTGTGGTTCGTGGTTCTTGGGGTACAGCATTTAGAGCACCTTCTCTTGTGCAGCTACATCTAGGTAGAACAGACGAATCTCCAAGCGTGATAGACCGCGAGCGTTGTCGCCAAACTGGCGCTGATGATGATTGTAGCCCGTATGAATACACTGCGATTGTGTCTGGTAACAAAAACCTACAACCAGAAGAGTCAGAAAACTACAACTTAGGTGTTGTGTGGCAAGCGACCGATGACTTTAGTATCGGTGTGGATTACTGGAACTATGATCAGGAAGATCTCATTAAGAAAATTGGTGCACAAAAGTTAGTTGATTGTTGTGGTACCGATCCTAATTTGGTGGTACGTGCGCCTAATCAAGGTAGTACACTTGGTCGTATTCTGACTATTAACGACACCTTTGTTAACATTGGTGGTCGTGAAACAGACGGTTTCGATGTTAACTTAGCCTACGCATTAACTACACGTGAAATGGGTGAGTTTAAGTTCAATTACAACTTAACTTACGCACTTAACTTTGAAGAGCAGTCATTTGAAAGTGACGATCAAGGTAACACATTCAATGTTGCAGAAGATCTCAATGGAGAATACCAGCATCCACAGTTCCGTTGGACCGCAGGCATGGACTGGGCCAAGAACGATTGGCTTGCAAATATCAGCGTAAACTATGTCGATTCGTATAAAGACCTTGCCGATAGTGATGGCAATAAATATGAGATTGATTCATGGACTACCGTTGATACAAGCGTCAGTTATATTGGCGTAGAAAAGCTGACAGTAACACTGGGTGCGTCTAACTTGTTTAATGAGGAAGCGCCGCTTGCTCCTTCAGAGTCTATGGGAATTGACAATAAAACCCACAGTATCCTTGGTCGTCAAGCATACGTGAAGTTTGCATACCAATTCTAA
- a CDS encoding anti-phage deoxyguanosine triphosphatase: protein MTSNAWQQRLLSQQKNRPNDNRSAWQIDRSRIIHAAAFRRLQAKTQIMAIGVNDFYRTRLTHSLEVSQIGSGLLRHLRKQHPEFEHFPSTSLIETLCLAHDIGHPPFGHGGEIALNYLMRDHGGFEGNAQTLRIVTKLEPYTKGYGMNLTRRTLLGFIKYPALIDTLWYHQPTQTQSRKYILSSDWLPAKGIYQCDQSVFDWILSPFSQNDQIKLQETEIKDTFRRKTKFKSLDCAIMEYADDIAYAVHDLEDAIATETLNEAAWHDFALPELQKLDSAWLKQNLQRVSESLFSEDESNRKDTIGELVNLFIVHCKLTVQDSDFDSALLHFTVEMAPEFQEILQVLKVFVYRRLIREPKMQQIEFSGQNLLIDLFEVFASDPMRLLPYTTQTLYQQATDEKQQMRVLADYLGGMSDEYARKTHRRLFTGEL, encoded by the coding sequence ATGACGTCTAACGCTTGGCAGCAGCGTCTGCTATCGCAGCAAAAAAACCGCCCTAACGACAATCGCTCAGCATGGCAAATAGATCGTTCTAGGATCATACATGCCGCGGCTTTTAGGCGCTTGCAAGCTAAAACCCAAATTATGGCAATCGGCGTCAACGACTTTTATCGGACTCGCCTAACGCACTCTTTGGAAGTGTCGCAAATAGGTAGCGGTCTACTGCGCCATTTAAGAAAACAGCACCCTGAATTTGAACATTTTCCTTCGACAAGTCTTATTGAAACTTTGTGTCTAGCGCATGATATCGGCCACCCGCCTTTTGGCCATGGTGGAGAAATAGCGCTTAATTACCTTATGCGTGATCACGGAGGGTTTGAAGGAAACGCTCAAACCTTGCGCATTGTCACCAAGTTGGAACCATACACTAAAGGTTATGGCATGAACTTAACGCGCCGCACCTTATTAGGTTTTATTAAATATCCTGCATTAATCGACACACTTTGGTATCACCAACCAACGCAAACACAAAGTCGAAAATATATATTGTCTAGTGATTGGCTGCCTGCTAAAGGCATTTATCAATGTGACCAATCGGTATTTGATTGGATCCTTTCGCCATTTTCTCAAAACGACCAAATAAAGCTGCAAGAAACCGAGATAAAAGATACCTTCCGTCGTAAGACAAAGTTTAAATCGTTAGATTGCGCCATTATGGAATATGCCGATGATATCGCCTATGCAGTTCATGATTTAGAAGATGCGATAGCAACTGAGACCCTTAATGAGGCTGCATGGCATGATTTTGCTCTGCCTGAATTACAAAAGTTAGACTCTGCTTGGTTAAAACAAAACTTACAGCGCGTGAGCGAGAGTTTATTTTCAGAAGATGAATCTAACCGTAAAGATACCATAGGTGAGCTCGTCAACCTGTTTATTGTGCACTGTAAACTCACCGTTCAAGACTCAGATTTTGACTCCGCCCTACTTCATTTTACCGTTGAGATGGCACCCGAATTTCAGGAAATCCTGCAAGTATTAAAAGTGTTCGTATATCGCAGATTAATTCGTGAACCTAAAATGCAGCAAATTGAGTTTAGTGGTCAAAACCTGCTTATTGATTTATTTGAAGTTTTTGCCAGTGATCCCATGCGATTATTGCCGTATACAACCCAAACATTGTACCAGCAAGCAACCGATGAAAAGCAGCAAATGCGCGTGTTAGCAGACTATCTTGGTGGCATGTCTGATGAATATGCACGAAAAACGCATCGACGCTTATTTACCGGGGAGCTGTAA
- a CDS encoding DUF2987 domain-containing protein, which yields MKSKIVLVLIMALWSAIASAKTVTFAYDSFYDRLKVVNKGEFEFARVGFYLVDTVSMQACKITTGNIVTEEASFPLSYTDEAQLLLPFDKDLDKDKAKVVIETKGADSDCQLKMQIEAELFNTTSLSRADLYKMQQEFEELLADLSGFFIKNLLSFLLPEQQGVIVTFGRSQIVTDATMKCESQVCQISVPKAWSNDNTHFADSANVKSVQPWLAL from the coding sequence ATGAAGAGTAAGATTGTACTTGTCCTGATAATGGCACTTTGGAGTGCGATAGCCTCAGCTAAAACGGTCACCTTTGCATATGACAGCTTTTACGACAGACTAAAAGTGGTAAATAAAGGCGAGTTTGAGTTTGCACGTGTGGGTTTTTACCTTGTCGATACAGTGAGCATGCAAGCCTGTAAAATTACGACGGGGAATATTGTGACCGAGGAAGCGAGCTTTCCACTGTCGTACACTGATGAAGCGCAACTTTTGTTACCATTTGACAAAGATTTGGACAAAGACAAAGCAAAAGTAGTGATTGAAACGAAGGGCGCAGACTCGGACTGCCAGCTAAAAATGCAGATTGAAGCTGAGTTATTTAACACAACATCTTTGAGCAGAGCTGACCTTTATAAAATGCAACAGGAATTTGAAGAGCTACTGGCTGATCTCTCTGGCTTTTTTATTAAAAACCTGCTGTCATTTTTGCTGCCTGAGCAACAAGGAGTCATTGTGACCTTTGGCAGAAGTCAAATTGTCACCGACGCTACAATGAAGTGTGAGTCGCAAGTCTGTCAAATCAGCGTCCCGAAGGCATGGTCAAACGACAATACACATTTTGCAGACTCTGCTAATGTGAAGTCAGTGCAACCTTGGCTAGCACTATAA
- a CDS encoding ERCC4 domain-containing protein yields MKPITIVIDDREPGDMLYLLQKHPQLRIYKKRLICGDYLIDDWLVVERKHLRDLIVSIIGGRLFTQCERLANSSYTAIIVIEGSSADLSKTRVDRRTVLGALACVSLTFGIPVLRTKTQEETVNLMTYSAQQHIRKRSEAIERKGYRAKTLYGKQLFFLQGIPQVGSKLAKKLLHHFGSIEALVKASDAELREVDGIGANIAESIRRLLTTKVY; encoded by the coding sequence GTGAAACCAATTACGATTGTTATAGATGATCGGGAACCAGGAGATATGCTATATCTTCTTCAAAAACATCCGCAACTTCGGATATACAAAAAGCGTTTAATTTGTGGCGATTATCTCATTGACGACTGGCTGGTTGTTGAAAGAAAACACCTCAGAGATTTAATAGTGTCGATTATAGGCGGTCGACTCTTTACCCAGTGCGAAAGGTTAGCAAACTCTTCATACACTGCAATTATCGTTATTGAGGGCAGTTCAGCTGACCTATCAAAGACTAGAGTTGACCGTAGAACAGTGCTTGGAGCACTCGCTTGTGTAAGTTTAACTTTTGGTATACCAGTACTTCGAACTAAGACTCAAGAAGAAACCGTTAACCTCATGACATATTCAGCTCAACAACATATTAGAAAGCGTAGCGAAGCAATTGAGCGAAAAGGATACAGAGCAAAAACACTATACGGTAAGCAGCTTTTCTTTTTACAAGGAATTCCGCAAGTCGGAAGCAAGCTTGCAAAAAAGCTACTCCATCATTTTGGTTCCATTGAAGCGCTAGTAAAGGCGAGCGATGCAGAACTCAGAGAAGTAGATGGAATTGGAGCAAATATAGCAGAGTCTATACGCCGACTACTCACAACAAAAGTGTATTAA
- a CDS encoding dicarboxylate/amino acid:cation symporter, giving the protein MSENQKMGLTARIMIGMVLGVVLGLTLQAILGKNKEILIPLGLFDLPIKGFFVDGLFHIGGQIFIASLKMLVVPLVFISLVCGTCSLSDPKKLGRLGGKSIGLYLITTAIAITVAITLALLIAPGGGVEIPSSASFDAKQAPTLVQVIINMFPTNPIDAMANGNMLQIIVFALLFGIAMALSGDAGARLAAVFEDLNTVVLKLVTLLMNVAPYGVFCLMAKLFTTIDMGLIAELGKYFMVVLAALLIHAFINYSILFKLLTGLSPIIFLKKMKDACMFAFSTSSSSATMPVTLETATKKLGAHNSVASFTIPLGATINMDGTAIMQGVATVFIAQVFAVDLTINDYLMVILTATLASVGTAGVPGVGLIMLAMVLNQVGLPVEGIALIIGVDRLLDMTRTAVNITGDCMVTCVVAKSENEFDIDVFNDPDAAKELEETTSKKNI; this is encoded by the coding sequence ATGTCAGAAAATCAAAAAATGGGCCTAACGGCGCGAATTATGATAGGCATGGTGTTGGGTGTTGTATTAGGCCTCACTCTTCAAGCCATCCTAGGTAAGAATAAAGAAATACTTATTCCTTTAGGTCTCTTTGACCTCCCCATTAAAGGTTTTTTCGTTGACGGTTTATTCCACATAGGTGGGCAAATCTTCATTGCAAGCTTAAAAATGCTTGTTGTTCCTTTAGTGTTTATTTCCCTAGTATGTGGCACATGTAGCCTTAGTGACCCAAAGAAATTAGGCCGCTTGGGTGGTAAATCCATCGGCTTATACCTAATCACAACAGCAATCGCAATCACGGTAGCAATCACCCTCGCATTGCTCATTGCACCGGGCGGTGGCGTTGAAATTCCAAGCAGCGCGTCATTTGACGCAAAGCAAGCGCCGACACTTGTGCAAGTCATAATCAACATGTTCCCGACCAACCCAATTGACGCGATGGCCAATGGCAACATGCTTCAAATCATCGTCTTTGCGCTACTATTTGGTATCGCTATGGCGCTCAGTGGAGATGCCGGTGCTCGCCTAGCAGCCGTATTTGAAGATCTAAATACAGTAGTGCTTAAGCTAGTGACTTTATTGATGAATGTCGCCCCATATGGCGTATTTTGTTTGATGGCTAAGTTGTTTACAACCATCGATATGGGGTTAATCGCCGAGCTCGGCAAATACTTTATGGTGGTACTGGCAGCTCTGCTAATTCATGCATTTATTAACTATTCAATCTTATTTAAACTGTTAACGGGTTTGAGTCCAATCATCTTCCTGAAGAAGATGAAAGACGCGTGCATGTTTGCCTTTAGTACTTCAAGTTCTAGTGCAACTATGCCTGTAACACTGGAGACTGCTACTAAGAAGCTAGGTGCACACAACTCGGTTGCTTCTTTCACCATCCCTCTGGGTGCAACCATTAATATGGATGGCACAGCTATCATGCAAGGTGTTGCAACGGTCTTCATCGCTCAGGTATTTGCCGTAGACCTCACCATCAATGACTATCTCATGGTTATCTTGACCGCTACTCTTGCCTCAGTTGGTACGGCAGGTGTGCCTGGCGTTGGTTTGATCATGCTTGCAATGGTGCTTAACCAAGTTGGATTACCAGTTGAAGGTATCGCGCTTATCATTGGTGTGGACAGACTGCTAGATATGACAAGAACGGCGGTTAATATAACAGGTGACTGTATGGTTACTTGCGTTGTTGCTAAGTCTGAAAACGAATTTGATATTGATGTTTTCAACGACCCAGATGCAGCAAAAGAACTGGAAGAAACCACTTCGAAAAAAAATATCTAG
- a CDS encoding glucosaminidase domain-containing protein: MQAKLIKLIVALVTIWALIYPFIQDKSPQDSTLDQEDAGAEVVPKVPEKPLHSVKLPNFSAIRDIKEKKTAFFDFIKPHVEAENKQILEQRATLEIALMMVQFDETLTRKQIEKIAMIFTKYDLKGEAINESSLKRALRRVDIIPKELALMQAANESAWGTSRFARIGLNFFGQWCYTKGCGMVPKRREDAADHEVRAFQSVRAAVKSYFRNINTNDAYRELRSVRAELRAQKAPIDATVLTSGLLSYSERGEDYVNELNDMIRHNRAYFDEE, from the coding sequence ATGCAAGCTAAACTGATTAAACTCATTGTTGCCCTAGTGACCATTTGGGCGTTAATTTATCCTTTTATCCAAGATAAAAGCCCTCAAGATTCCACCTTAGATCAAGAGGATGCGGGGGCAGAGGTTGTACCTAAGGTGCCGGAAAAGCCACTCCATAGCGTAAAGCTACCCAATTTCTCAGCCATTCGTGACATTAAGGAAAAGAAAACGGCGTTTTTCGACTTTATTAAACCGCATGTAGAAGCCGAAAATAAACAGATCTTAGAGCAACGGGCAACGCTTGAAATCGCTCTGATGATGGTGCAATTTGATGAAACGCTAACACGCAAACAAATAGAAAAGATTGCGATGATTTTCACAAAGTATGATTTAAAAGGCGAAGCCATTAATGAATCTTCGCTCAAAAGAGCATTGCGCCGAGTGGATATTATTCCTAAAGAGCTGGCGCTGATGCAAGCTGCTAATGAATCTGCCTGGGGTACGTCACGGTTTGCACGAATTGGGTTAAACTTTTTTGGTCAATGGTGTTACACCAAAGGCTGCGGTATGGTGCCGAAGCGGCGAGAAGATGCGGCCGATCACGAAGTTAGAGCATTTCAGTCGGTAAGAGCCGCGGTCAAGTCATACTTTAGAAATATTAACACCAATGATGCATACAGGGAGTTGCGTTCGGTACGAGCAGAGCTGCGAGCTCAAAAAGCACCGATTGACGCGACAGTATTAACAAGTGGTCTTTTGAGTTATTCAGAGCGTGGTGAAGACTACGTGAACGAACTTAACGATATGATAAGGCATAACCGAGCGTATTTTGATGAAGAGTAA